In a genomic window of Glycine max cultivar Williams 82 chromosome 13, Glycine_max_v4.0, whole genome shotgun sequence:
- the LOC100815434 gene encoding fasciclin-like arabinogalactan protein 15 has protein sequence MDRHSIPGVSNLCIFLFLVSLFPQALTLRVSSPSSPTGQINSNSILVALLDSHYTELAELVEKAMLLQKLEDTVATHNITIFAPTNEALYRNLDPDFKRFLLQPANLHSLQTLLLSHITPALIGSQTLTRHVTTLSDHNLKLSENLTTVDQARVTHPNVVTRPDGVIHGIDRLLLPRSVEDDFNRRRSLRSISAVKPEPAPEVDPRTHRLKKPPPPAKPGSLPELPIYDAMAPGPSLAPAPAPGPGGPHHHFNGERQVKDFIHTLLHYGGYNEMADILVNLTSLDVEMGRLVSEGYVLTVLAPNDEAMAKLTTEQLSEPGAPEQIMYYHIIPEYQTEESMYNAVRRFGKVRYDTLRLPHKVVAQEADGSVKFGHGDGSAYLFDPDIYTDGRISVQGIDGVLFPAAEEDAERVRPVTQTGQNATKLVVKHRRGKLLETACWMLGTFGQHSRFASCQ, from the exons ATGGATCGCCACAGCATCCCCGGCGTCTCCAATctctgcatcttcctcttccttgtTTCTCTTTTCCCACAAGCATTAACGCTGCGGGTCTCTTCTCCGTCGTCACCGACGGGTCAGATTAACTCAAATTCAATCCTCGTGGCTCTTCTGGACTCGCATTACACGGAACTCGCGGAGCTCGTTGAAAAAGCCATGCTGTTACAGAAACTAGAAGACACTGTCGCCACTCACAACATAACAATCTTCGCTCCGACCAACGAAGCCTTATACCGCAACCTCGACCCCGATTTCAAGCGCTTCCTCCTCCAACCCGCCAATCTTCACTCCCTCCAGACGCTCCTCCTCTCTCACATCACCCCCGCCCTAATCGGATCCCAAACCCTAACACGCCACGTCACCACTCTCTCCGACCACAACCTCAAACTCTCCGAAAACCTCACCACCGTCGACCAAGCCAGAGTCACCCACCCGAATGTTGTGACCCGACCCGACGGCGTCATCCACGGCATCGACCGCCTCCTCCTCCCCCGTTCCGTCGAGGACGACTTCAACCGCCGCCGCAGCCTCCGCTCCATCTCCGCCGTCAAACCCGAACCTGCCCCGGAGGTCGACCCGAGAACCCACCGTCTCAAAAAACCCCCCCCACCGGCGAAACCTGGTTCTCTTCCAGAACTTCCGATCTACGACGCGATGGCTCCGGGACCCTCCCTGGCCCCGGCGCCGGCGCCGGGGCCAGGCGGCCCGCACCACCACTTCAACGGCGAAAGACAAGTGAAGGACTTCATCCACACGCTCCTCCACTACGGCGGGTACAACGAGATGGCAGACATTCTCGTAAACCTAACGTCGTTGGACGTTGAAATGGGTCGTTTAGTCTCAGAGGGTTACGTGCTCACCGTTTTGGCACCAAACGACGAAGCGATGGCGAAGTTGACGACGGAGCAGTTAAGCGAACCGGGGGCACCGGAGCAGATAATGTACTATCACATAATCCCGGAGTACCAGACCGAAGAGAGTATGTACAATGCCGTTAGAAGGTTCGGGAAGGTTCGTTACGATACCCTACGGTTGCCGCATAAGGTGGTTGCTCAAGAAGCTGATGGGTCCGTTAAATTCGGGCACGGGGACGGGTCGGCTTATTTGTTCGACCCGGATATTTACACAGACGGGCGGATCTCGGTTCAGGGGATTGATGGGGTTTTGTTTCCGGCGGCGGAGGAGGATGCGGAGCGGGTTAGACCCGTTACCCAAACGGGTCAGAACGCTACGAAGCTTGTTGTCAAGCACAGGAGAG GAAAATTGCTGGAAACAGCATGCTGGATGCTTGGAACCTTTGGACAGCATTCTAGATTCGCCTCTTGTCAATGA